From the Streptomyces sp. Tu 2975 genome, one window contains:
- a CDS encoding amidohydrolase family protein, with protein MNQPTPSLLDGPGPLLLVPDAVLLPEGPADGHAVVVTDGSFAAVGPAGELARTHPHLDPVRLPGHLLMPGFVDAHHHLTQSFGSALAFGEPSEIFRRVWVPLEGALDEEAAYVAAKLAAFEALRGGFTTVADAGTRADVDIEVIASAARDAGIRCVLGLVCNDADDENPSVLDSAEKHLLRYDGDPLIHPSLAVSIPEAATEKTLRHTARLAAEAGAVVQIHVNEHLAGVERSLVLHGLRPLEHLHSIGALGPQLLAAHATLLTPRELTLLADTGTAVSYNPVASAWKGNAVAPATTMAERGIRFGLGTDGTRGDGFRLTEAAEFAQRLAYGLVTGDSSCGAGWTWLEHATRGGADAVGLGARTGTIAEGLAADFLLVDVTNPELALSWDLPWELVRRGNRDQITAVFVEGRMRLWRGAPVGWDGEALVRRAAGIARAAVRRAAITRVHPTSTAAREASTVR; from the coding sequence ATGAACCAGCCCACCCCCAGTCTCCTCGACGGCCCCGGCCCGCTCCTCCTCGTACCGGACGCCGTCCTCCTGCCAGAGGGCCCCGCCGACGGCCATGCGGTAGTCGTCACCGACGGCTCCTTCGCCGCCGTGGGGCCCGCCGGGGAACTGGCGCGCACGCATCCGCACCTCGACCCCGTACGCCTTCCCGGACACCTGCTGATGCCCGGCTTCGTCGACGCCCACCACCACCTCACGCAGAGCTTCGGCTCCGCACTCGCCTTCGGGGAGCCGTCGGAGATCTTCCGCAGGGTCTGGGTGCCTTTGGAGGGTGCGCTGGACGAGGAAGCCGCCTACGTGGCGGCCAAGCTGGCGGCGTTCGAAGCCCTCCGCGGCGGTTTCACCACCGTCGCCGACGCCGGAACCCGCGCGGACGTCGACATCGAGGTGATCGCGTCCGCCGCACGGGACGCCGGGATCCGCTGCGTGCTGGGACTCGTCTGCAACGACGCAGACGACGAGAACCCGTCCGTCCTCGACAGCGCAGAAAAGCACCTCCTCCGCTACGACGGCGACCCGCTGATCCATCCCTCCCTCGCCGTGTCCATCCCCGAGGCGGCCACGGAGAAGACCCTCCGGCACACCGCCCGCCTCGCCGCCGAGGCGGGGGCGGTCGTCCAGATCCACGTCAACGAGCACCTGGCCGGCGTCGAACGCTCCCTCGTACTCCATGGGCTCCGCCCCCTCGAACACCTCCACAGCATCGGCGCCCTCGGCCCCCAGCTGCTCGCCGCCCACGCCACCCTCCTCACCCCGCGCGAGCTCACCCTGCTCGCCGACACCGGGACGGCGGTGAGCTACAACCCCGTCGCCAGCGCCTGGAAGGGGAACGCCGTCGCGCCCGCCACCACCATGGCCGAACGCGGCATCCGCTTCGGGCTCGGCACCGACGGCACCCGCGGCGACGGGTTCCGGCTCACCGAGGCGGCCGAGTTCGCCCAGCGGCTCGCGTACGGGCTGGTCACCGGCGACTCGTCGTGCGGGGCCGGCTGGACGTGGCTGGAGCACGCCACACGCGGCGGCGCCGACGCCGTCGGACTCGGTGCCCGGACCGGCACGATCGCCGAGGGACTGGCCGCCGACTTCCTCCTCGTCGACGTCACCAACCCGGAGCTGGCGCTCTCCTGGGACCTGCCGTGGGAGCTCGTACGGCGTGGCAACCGCGACCAGATCACCGCCGTGTTCGTCGAAGGACGCATGCGTCTGTGGCGCGGTGCGCCCGTCGGCTGGGACGGTGAGGCCCTGGTGCGTCGGGCGGCCGGAATCGCCCGCGCCGCGGTGCGCAGGGCCGCCATCACCCGCGTGCACCCCACCTCCACGGCGGCACGGGAAGCGAGCACCGTACGGTGA
- a CDS encoding uracil-xanthine permease family protein has translation MSRPRQTLPGTGAEQGSPAPAPAPPHPVDESRPLGRILLFGIQHVLVMAATPISAIFLMSATLRLDPDLTVNLLSAAFVLSGVGSLIQSLGPWKFGPRLPFVMLPGGAPLILFLAIAEQHGLPTATGAVILTAAFYFVVLPVFSRLLAFFPALVIGTMIVIVGVNLVKVGAVLVTGRPGEPGFADPANLALGMATIGFTVAFYLLSSGILRQLAVMLGLLAGTGLAAVLGSIDLGRATDGGLLTVPQLMPFGSPQFNLVAALPLMLYSLASMAEATGQTVINAEAVGKEIDKRADVPKTVRGDALTSLFGGFFGLPLMVTSGENIGIVRVTGVRSRFVTAAAGVVLIGIGFLAPVTRAISVIPSAVVGGTAMVVFAVITVLGVQMLGRSDLDRHTSTFICAVALALGLLPILVPGVYGGFPPNVRILLESGVAVGAFVAAVLNILFHHVRPGVAARLSTARTESDR, from the coding sequence GTGTCCAGACCCCGCCAGACCCTGCCCGGAACGGGTGCGGAACAAGGATCACCCGCACCCGCACCCGCCCCACCTCACCCCGTCGACGAATCCCGCCCCCTCGGCCGGATCCTGCTCTTCGGCATCCAGCACGTCCTCGTCATGGCCGCCACGCCCATCTCGGCGATCTTCCTGATGAGCGCGACACTCCGCCTCGACCCGGATCTGACCGTCAACCTGCTCTCCGCGGCCTTCGTGCTCTCCGGCGTCGGATCCCTGATCCAGTCGCTCGGGCCGTGGAAGTTCGGGCCCCGGCTGCCGTTCGTGATGCTGCCCGGGGGAGCGCCGCTCATCCTCTTCCTCGCCATCGCCGAGCAGCACGGACTGCCCACGGCCACCGGCGCGGTCATCCTCACGGCCGCCTTCTACTTTGTCGTGCTGCCCGTCTTCTCCCGGCTGCTCGCCTTCTTCCCGGCCCTCGTCATCGGCACGATGATCGTCATCGTCGGCGTCAACCTGGTGAAGGTCGGCGCCGTCCTCGTCACCGGCCGCCCCGGCGAGCCCGGCTTCGCCGATCCCGCGAACCTCGCTCTCGGCATGGCCACCATCGGGTTCACCGTCGCCTTCTACCTGCTCTCCAGCGGCATCCTGCGCCAGCTCGCCGTCATGCTCGGACTCCTCGCCGGCACCGGCCTCGCCGCGGTCCTCGGCAGCATCGACCTCGGCCGTGCCACCGACGGCGGTCTGCTCACCGTGCCGCAGCTGATGCCGTTCGGCTCACCCCAGTTCAACCTGGTCGCCGCGCTGCCGCTGATGCTCTACAGCCTCGCCTCCATGGCCGAGGCCACCGGCCAGACCGTCATCAACGCCGAGGCCGTCGGCAAGGAGATCGACAAGCGCGCCGATGTCCCCAAGACCGTTCGCGGCGACGCGCTCACCTCGCTCTTCGGCGGGTTCTTCGGTCTGCCCCTCATGGTCACCAGCGGCGAGAACATCGGCATTGTCCGGGTCACCGGCGTACGCAGCCGCTTCGTGACCGCCGCTGCCGGCGTCGTCCTCATCGGCATCGGGTTCCTCGCACCCGTGACCCGCGCGATCAGCGTCATCCCGTCCGCCGTGGTCGGCGGCACCGCCATGGTCGTCTTCGCCGTGATCACCGTGCTCGGCGTCCAGATGCTCGGCCGCTCCGACCTCGACCGGCACACCAGCACCTTCATCTGCGCCGTCGCCCTCGCCCTCGGCCTGCTGCCGATCCTCGTCCCCGGCGTGTACGGAGGCTTCCCGCCGAACGTCCGCATCCTCCTCGAAAGCGGCGTCGCCGTCGGCGCGTTCGTCGCCGCTGTCCTCAACATCCTCTTCCATCACGTCAGGCCAGGCGTTGCCGCCCGCCTGTCCACCGCCCGCACGGAAAGCGACCGATGA
- a CDS encoding serine protease: MSVSPSRHRLRRITSAGLVAGAALALVGSAGTTATAQTAPGEERTRPGVRIIGGVEQSNGAHPWMAALLSKGSKSPADRQFCGGSLVSDTVVLTAAHCVTGTKPKQLEVTVGRTVLSDKRQGQLRNVRSIVSHPRYVKGDEAYDLALLELAKPVTGTAAVKMPTAGTDALLRPGAEATVIGWGNTDTEVPSFPDRLRGVKVPLLSHAECTATYPGYNKAVNVCAGVEGKDSCQGDSGGPLFRKVAGRTYQIGIVSYGEGCGEQGAPGVYTSTSSKKLWDTLAESPEGKRMKQLLRR; this comes from the coding sequence ATGAGTGTTTCCCCGAGCCGCCACCGCCTTCGCCGGATAACCTCCGCCGGGCTGGTGGCGGGCGCGGCGCTGGCCCTTGTCGGATCGGCCGGCACCACGGCCACGGCGCAGACCGCACCCGGCGAGGAGCGGACGAGGCCCGGCGTCAGGATCATCGGTGGGGTGGAGCAGTCCAATGGCGCCCACCCCTGGATGGCGGCCCTGCTGAGCAAGGGCTCCAAGAGCCCTGCCGATCGCCAGTTCTGCGGCGGCAGCCTGGTCAGCGACACCGTTGTGCTGACGGCCGCGCACTGTGTGACGGGCACCAAGCCGAAGCAACTCGAGGTCACGGTCGGCCGGACCGTGCTGTCCGACAAGCGCCAGGGGCAGCTGCGCAACGTGCGGAGCATCGTCTCGCACCCCCGCTACGTCAAGGGGGACGAGGCGTACGACCTGGCGCTGCTGGAGCTGGCCAAGCCGGTCACCGGCACCGCCGCCGTGAAGATGCCGACTGCCGGCACCGATGCCCTGCTTCGCCCCGGCGCGGAGGCGACGGTCATCGGCTGGGGCAACACCGACACCGAGGTGCCCAGCTTCCCCGACCGGCTGCGCGGCGTGAAGGTGCCGCTGCTCTCGCACGCCGAGTGCACGGCGACGTACCCGGGCTACAACAAGGCCGTCAACGTCTGCGCGGGCGTCGAGGGCAAGGACTCCTGCCAGGGCGACAGCGGCGGACCGCTGTTTCGCAAGGTCGCGGGCCGTACGTACCAGATCGGCATCGTGTCGTACGGCGAGGGCTGCGGTGAGCAGGGTGCGCCCGGTGTCTACACCTCCACCAGCTCGAAGAAGCTCTGGGACACCCTCGCCGAGTCCCCCGAGGGCAAGCGGATGAAGCAACTGCTGCGGCGCTGA
- a CDS encoding LacI family DNA-binding transcriptional regulator, translating into MPTSGSGPRPPTIADVARIAGVSRTTVSHALNGLGKVDPRTRERIKQVAAELGYRPNLRAQRLRRGQAKAIALASSMPFAVAGGPSRLGFYMEVAAAAAESALLHDYALVLVPPVQSRSALYSVDIDGAIVVEPDVDDAAAAQLKERGLPYVALGRPVSPDEDAPYVDLRGGLVAEQLLAHLREQGARQPALIIGSGSRHSSVDARAAFERVAKEHGWAPIVATAPEAGGEQAGYEQCAALLAEHPGIDAVCALVDAFAVGAVRAIRDSGRAVPDDVMVVTRYDGLRARTCEPPLTAVDLRLDRAAADAVELLLGRLRGDAAAPTVATAPEPRVIARASSLRGTAGP; encoded by the coding sequence ATGCCCACTTCCGGATCCGGCCCGAGGCCGCCGACGATCGCCGATGTCGCACGGATCGCCGGGGTGTCGCGCACGACGGTCTCGCACGCCCTCAACGGGCTCGGCAAGGTCGACCCCCGGACCCGTGAACGCATCAAGCAGGTTGCGGCCGAGCTCGGTTACCGACCCAACCTGCGGGCGCAACGGCTGCGGCGCGGGCAGGCGAAGGCGATCGCGCTCGCCTCGTCCATGCCGTTCGCGGTGGCCGGAGGGCCGTCCCGGCTCGGGTTCTACATGGAGGTCGCCGCCGCTGCCGCCGAGAGCGCCCTGCTGCACGACTACGCGCTGGTGCTCGTGCCGCCGGTACAGTCCCGGTCGGCGCTGTACTCCGTCGACATCGACGGGGCCATCGTCGTCGAGCCCGACGTGGACGACGCGGCGGCCGCGCAGTTGAAGGAGCGCGGGTTGCCGTACGTGGCGCTCGGCCGGCCGGTGTCGCCGGACGAGGACGCCCCGTACGTGGATCTGCGCGGCGGGCTCGTCGCCGAGCAGTTGCTGGCCCATCTGCGCGAGCAGGGGGCGCGGCAACCGGCCCTGATCATCGGCTCCGGCTCACGGCACTCGTCGGTCGACGCGCGCGCCGCCTTCGAGCGGGTGGCGAAGGAACACGGGTGGGCACCGATAGTGGCGACCGCTCCGGAGGCAGGCGGTGAGCAGGCCGGCTACGAGCAGTGCGCGGCCCTGCTCGCCGAGCACCCCGGCATCGACGCCGTGTGTGCGCTGGTGGACGCCTTCGCGGTGGGCGCGGTCCGGGCCATCCGGGACAGTGGGCGCGCCGTCCCGGACGACGTCATGGTCGTCACCCGGTACGACGGTCTGCGGGCCCGTACCTGCGAGCCGCCTTTGACCGCCGTCGACCTGCGTCTGGACCGGGCGGCGGCCGACGCGGTGGAGCTGCTGCTGGGCAGGTTGCGCGGCGACGCCGCCGCCCCGACGGTGGCCACGGCGCCCGAGCCGCGGGTGATCGCCCGTGCTTCGTCACTGAGGGGCACGGCCGGGCCGTGA
- a CDS encoding VOC family protein, with product MAIQRMDNVGIVVEDMDAAIAFFVELGMELEGRAEVEGPVADQCTGLEGVHCDIAMVRTPDGHSRLELAKYRSPAVISAGARNRPHNILGTHRVMFAVDDLEGTVARLRPHGAELVGEIARFEDSYLLCYVRGPEGIIVGLAEQLR from the coding sequence ATGGCGATTCAGCGGATGGACAACGTCGGCATCGTCGTCGAGGACATGGATGCCGCCATCGCGTTCTTCGTGGAACTCGGTATGGAGCTGGAGGGCAGGGCGGAGGTCGAGGGCCCCGTCGCCGACCAGTGCACCGGACTCGAGGGCGTCCACTGTGACATCGCGATGGTCCGGACCCCGGACGGTCACAGCCGGCTCGAGCTGGCGAAGTACCGCAGCCCCGCGGTGATCAGCGCCGGGGCGCGCAACCGGCCGCACAACATTCTGGGCACGCACCGCGTCATGTTCGCCGTCGACGACCTCGAGGGCACCGTTGCCCGCCTACGCCCTCACGGCGCCGAACTCGTCGGCGAGATCGCCCGGTTCGAGGACAGCTATCTGCTCTGCTACGTCCGCGGCCCGGAGGGCATCATCGTCGGACTGGCCGAGCAACTGCGCTGA
- a CDS encoding GNAT family N-acetyltransferase, with the protein MPDVGQDTAHPITLTNGTATKTREVTPADLEPVQALHRRCSPGSRALRYHAGKPQLSPAGWRLLSDSARGTTLVTTPAQRMDHIIAMTNVMRTDRQGVGELAVLVEDAWQCKGLGTALAAHAADVARRAGHHTLTAAVAAQNVPMLHVLASLDASPRVPSDPSSTSTSRCRAEEIAANPPRERARTHDARTADGRRSAWTGTGPLDRLAPAHHLSGTGRTCPAHGRFWQ; encoded by the coding sequence ATGCCCGACGTCGGCCAAGACACCGCGCACCCGATCACGTTGACCAACGGCACCGCCACCAAGACCCGCGAAGTGACACCCGCCGATCTCGAACCGGTCCAGGCACTGCATCGCCGCTGCTCGCCAGGCAGCCGAGCCCTGCGCTACCACGCCGGCAAACCCCAGCTCTCGCCCGCCGGATGGCGCCTGCTGTCCGACTCTGCGCGCGGCACCACGTTGGTGACCACCCCGGCCCAGCGCATGGACCACATCATCGCCATGACCAACGTGATGCGCACCGACCGGCAAGGGGTGGGCGAGCTCGCCGTTCTGGTTGAGGACGCCTGGCAGTGCAAGGGGCTGGGCACCGCCCTGGCCGCACACGCCGCCGACGTGGCCCGCCGGGCGGGCCACCACACCTTGACCGCGGCGGTCGCTGCGCAGAACGTGCCGATGCTCCACGTCCTGGCGAGTTTGGACGCATCGCCCCGAGTGCCGTCGGACCCGTCCTCGACATCCACGTCCCGCTGTAGGGCCGAGGAGATCGCCGCGAATCCCCCGCGGGAGCGGGCACGGACACACGACGCGCGCACAGCCGACGGACGTCGCTCTGCGTGGACGGGAACAGGCCCGCTAGACCGGCTGGCACCGGCACATCACCTGAGCGGGACCGGCCGGACCTGCCCGGCACACGGCCGCTTCTGGCAGTGA
- a CDS encoding sulfite exporter TauE/SafE family protein, translated as MTTETLAVLAVTVTAAAFVQGSSGLGFALIVAPVAGLLDPGLLPVFVLASMIPLNVYVAWRERASLDLRGAGWITAARLAATPGGLALLWLIPDRSLGLFVGIATVLAAVVSLAAPAFTPGRAAYVGAGAVTGLTETATGVGGPPLALVYQHRPPGELRSTVAACFLVGEVASLLLLFATGEGNPADLGWALALVPAIAAGAWLSRLVHHRLDARRMRLFVLVFALVSGLVLMLGI; from the coding sequence GTGACCACCGAGACTCTGGCGGTGCTCGCCGTCACGGTGACCGCCGCCGCGTTCGTCCAGGGCAGCAGCGGACTCGGATTCGCCCTGATCGTCGCCCCGGTGGCCGGCCTCCTCGATCCCGGCCTGCTGCCGGTGTTCGTCCTGGCGTCGATGATCCCGCTCAACGTGTATGTCGCCTGGCGCGAGCGGGCCTCGCTCGACCTGCGCGGCGCGGGCTGGATCACCGCGGCGCGGCTCGCCGCCACGCCCGGCGGTCTGGCGCTGCTGTGGCTGATCCCCGACCGCAGCCTGGGCCTGTTCGTGGGCATCGCCACCGTGCTGGCGGCCGTTGTGAGCCTGGCCGCGCCCGCGTTCACGCCCGGACGGGCCGCCTACGTGGGCGCGGGCGCGGTGACCGGCCTGACGGAGACCGCGACGGGGGTCGGCGGTCCGCCGCTGGCGCTGGTCTACCAGCACCGGCCGCCCGGCGAGCTGCGTTCCACCGTCGCGGCGTGCTTCCTCGTCGGTGAAGTCGCCTCGCTGCTGCTGCTGTTCGCCACGGGGGAGGGGAACCCGGCGGACCTCGGGTGGGCCCTCGCACTGGTGCCCGCGATCGCGGCGGGGGCGTGGCTGAGCCGCCTGGTGCACCACCGCCTCGACGCGCGGCGGATGCGGTTGTTCGTGCTCGTCTTCGCCCTGGTCTCCGGACTGGTCCTCATGCTGGGGATCTGA
- a CDS encoding MarR family winged helix-turn-helix transcriptional regulator gives MSTNETDPPVRWLATDEERVWRAYLRMVTAVQARTAQDLAAHGLSDPDYEVLSTLSERTDGTSTLREQAAKMGWSRSRLSRHATRMEARGLIRRAPDPADGRGCFLVLTETGWDTLREAAPTHVASVRRHFVDRLDPGELAALGRIAEKIADGR, from the coding sequence ATGTCAACGAATGAGACGGACCCTCCGGTCCGCTGGCTCGCGACCGACGAGGAGCGCGTCTGGCGGGCGTACCTCCGCATGGTGACCGCGGTGCAGGCCCGCACCGCGCAGGACCTGGCCGCGCACGGGTTGTCCGACCCCGACTACGAGGTGCTCAGCACCTTGTCCGAGCGCACCGACGGCACCAGCACGCTGCGCGAGCAGGCCGCCAAGATGGGGTGGTCACGAAGCCGTCTGTCCCGCCACGCCACCCGTATGGAGGCGCGCGGACTCATCCGGCGGGCACCGGACCCCGCCGACGGAAGGGGCTGCTTCCTGGTCCTCACCGAGACGGGATGGGACACGCTCCGGGAAGCCGCCCCGACCCATGTCGCGTCCGTGCGACGGCACTTCGTCGACCGGCTCGACCCCGGGGAACTCGCGGCGCTCGGGCGCATCGCGGAGAAGATCGCCGACGGCCGGTAG
- a CDS encoding hemerythrin domain-containing protein: MSERQTPQAGDDHGQDTDVVALLMRQHGDIRNLFDEVEATTGQERRDAFHRLVRLLAVHETAEEEVVHPFARRSIPGGEQVVEDRLAEEKAAKEILVQLDDVDTDDPQFMPRLVQLRTDVQQHARAEERYEFAHIRRSTDAKQLAAMAKAVKAAEAMAPTRPHPGVESGAANVALGPVAALMDRTKDAVRGAMGKD; encoded by the coding sequence ATGTCCGAACGCCAGACCCCTCAGGCCGGTGACGACCACGGCCAGGACACTGATGTCGTGGCGCTGCTGATGCGACAGCACGGCGACATCCGCAATCTCTTCGACGAGGTCGAGGCCACGACAGGTCAGGAACGCCGCGACGCATTCCACCGTCTGGTGCGTCTGCTCGCCGTGCACGAGACGGCGGAGGAGGAGGTCGTCCATCCCTTCGCCCGCAGGAGCATCCCGGGCGGTGAGCAGGTCGTCGAGGACCGCCTTGCCGAGGAGAAGGCGGCCAAGGAGATCCTGGTCCAGCTCGACGACGTCGACACCGACGACCCGCAGTTCATGCCTCGTCTCGTGCAGCTGCGGACGGACGTCCAGCAGCACGCGCGGGCCGAGGAACGCTACGAGTTCGCCCACATCCGCCGCAGCACCGACGCCAAGCAGCTCGCCGCGATGGCCAAGGCCGTCAAAGCAGCCGAGGCCATGGCCCCCACCCGTCCGCACCCGGGGGTGGAGTCGGGCGCCGCCAACGTGGCGCTGGGACCGGTCGCCGCGCTCATGGACCGTACGAAGGACGCCGTCCGCGGGGCCATGGGCAAAGACTGA
- a CDS encoding YoaK family protein — MKPRSGRALTFIMVLLTVTTGMIEAVSFLALGPVFAAVQTGSLLLLGFAVAGTAGISITATAASLAGFAVGAVGGSRAESAIDGRGRRWFTAALVGEGLLLGASAFVIWRIGIERPGGPVDGRHLAVIAMVACAMGVRNVTALRVKVPGVSTTVVTTALTGLLVVLHPLAADSRVGSGAGAELRRFSSVLAMLSGALFGAWLLDRSVRPAVVLAVPAGLVLALGLALSALPRERTSVPG; from the coding sequence ATGAAACCCAGGTCGGGGCGGGCGCTGACATTCATCATGGTTCTGCTCACGGTGACGACGGGGATGATCGAGGCGGTCTCGTTCCTCGCACTCGGTCCGGTCTTCGCGGCCGTTCAGACCGGCAGTCTGCTGCTGCTCGGGTTCGCTGTCGCCGGGACGGCCGGCATCTCGATCACCGCGACGGCGGCTTCCCTGGCGGGCTTCGCAGTGGGGGCGGTCGGCGGCTCACGGGCGGAGTCGGCGATCGACGGCCGGGGTCGGCGCTGGTTCACCGCCGCCCTGGTCGGGGAGGGCCTCCTGCTCGGCGCGTCGGCATTCGTGATCTGGCGCATCGGCATCGAGCGCCCCGGCGGCCCCGTGGACGGGCGTCACCTCGCGGTGATCGCCATGGTTGCCTGCGCGATGGGTGTGCGTAACGTGACGGCCTTGCGGGTGAAGGTGCCGGGCGTCTCCACGACGGTGGTGACCACGGCCCTGACCGGACTGCTCGTCGTGCTCCATCCGCTGGCGGCCGACAGCCGGGTCGGCTCCGGCGCCGGGGCGGAGTTGCGTCGTTTCTCTTCGGTCCTCGCCATGTTGTCCGGCGCCCTGTTCGGCGCATGGCTGCTGGACAGGTCGGTCCGTCCGGCAGTGGTACTGGCCGTCCCGGCCGGGCTCGTCCTCGCCCTTGGCCTGGCGCTGTCGGCGCTGCCAAGGGAGCGGACGTCGGTGCCGGGGTGA
- a CDS encoding bifunctional NAD(P)H-dependent oxidoreductase/GNAT family N-acetyltransferase — translation MTTKRLRVVVLVCSTRPGALGPAVGEWLTETLAASADMFDADLVPLAIGDLGLPFLDEEEHPSTGVHDHEHARRWSRIVDGADGFVFVTPEYNYGMPATLKNALDYLGPEWAWKPVGFVSYGHTSAGTRAVQHAKQVVTTLRLVPLGATVAIRIAEAMHDDRFAPAARHADAAEGLLSELVRVSRALAPLREHGRADSVAGPLPGSYARRLGPDDAPEVTVLQRCCWMEEALANDTLAIPALRESPDEVRTWLADWHTTGLWRDGRLLGMVRTRRDGADLHVGRLAVAPDLWGLGVGRWLLRRAESAGEGCRRIVLSTGAASHRNLTLYQGQGYAPLPDAPDEGVVGLVKAVVA, via the coding sequence ATGACAACGAAACGCCTTCGCGTCGTCGTACTGGTCTGCAGCACTCGCCCCGGCGCGCTCGGCCCCGCCGTCGGCGAGTGGCTGACCGAGACGCTCGCGGCGAGCGCCGACATGTTCGACGCGGACCTCGTGCCCCTGGCCATCGGCGATCTGGGCCTGCCCTTCCTGGACGAGGAGGAGCACCCGTCGACCGGCGTCCACGATCACGAACACGCCCGCCGCTGGAGCCGGATCGTCGACGGGGCGGACGGCTTCGTCTTCGTGACGCCGGAGTACAACTACGGAATGCCGGCGACCCTGAAGAACGCACTCGACTACCTGGGCCCGGAATGGGCCTGGAAGCCGGTCGGCTTCGTCAGCTACGGCCACACCTCGGCCGGCACCCGCGCGGTCCAGCACGCCAAGCAGGTGGTGACCACCCTGCGCCTTGTCCCCCTGGGTGCGACCGTCGCCATACGGATCGCGGAGGCGATGCACGACGACCGTTTCGCCCCCGCGGCGCGCCATGCTGACGCGGCCGAAGGTCTGCTGTCGGAACTGGTACGGGTCTCACGGGCGCTGGCCCCGCTGCGTGAGCACGGACGCGCGGACTCCGTGGCGGGCCCGCTCCCCGGCTCGTACGCGCGGCGTCTCGGCCCGGACGACGCCCCCGAGGTGACGGTGTTGCAGCGCTGCTGCTGGATGGAGGAGGCGCTCGCCAACGACACCCTGGCGATCCCGGCGCTCCGCGAGTCGCCGGACGAGGTGCGCACCTGGCTGGCCGACTGGCATACGACGGGACTGTGGCGGGACGGGCGGCTGCTCGGGATGGTCCGCACGCGTCGCGACGGCGCCGACCTGCACGTCGGGCGGCTCGCCGTCGCCCCCGACCTGTGGGGACTCGGCGTGGGCCGGTGGCTGCTGCGCCGGGCCGAGTCGGCCGGGGAGGGATGCCGGCGTATCGTCCTGTCCACCGGTGCCGCCAGCCATCGCAACCTCACCCTGTACCAGGGGCAGGGGTACGCTCCGCTTCCCGATGCGCCGGACGAAGGCGTGGTGGGCCTGGTCAAAGCCGTCGTCGCCTGA
- a CDS encoding TetR/AcrR family transcriptional regulator C-terminal domain-containing protein yields MPRDTLTRDQIVRTAVELLDAEGLEGLNMRALGKRLDSAATAVYWHVQNKDNLVLLATDQVWGELALPEPDMADWRTAATAMAADLYRMFTRHPWLVQVFAAHVVYGEGKARHDDHSLALYEAAGFTGAHADQAAAAVFTYVLGNAAGAAATASLTRKLDEKGTTAEEQFKDAMAKAREIAERYPRLRARLDTPAAADYAASPDRTFEFGLQALLDGLERLRAGT; encoded by the coding sequence ATGCCGCGTGACACCCTCACCCGAGACCAGATCGTCCGCACCGCTGTCGAGCTCCTGGACGCCGAAGGCCTGGAAGGCCTGAACATGCGAGCCTTGGGCAAACGGCTCGACTCCGCCGCCACAGCCGTGTACTGGCACGTACAGAACAAGGACAACCTCGTCCTCCTCGCCACCGACCAGGTGTGGGGTGAACTCGCGCTGCCCGAGCCGGATATGGCCGACTGGCGCACCGCGGCTACGGCCATGGCCGCCGACCTGTACCGGATGTTCACCCGGCACCCCTGGCTGGTGCAGGTCTTTGCCGCGCACGTCGTCTACGGCGAGGGCAAGGCCCGCCACGACGACCACAGCCTCGCCCTCTACGAGGCCGCCGGCTTCACCGGCGCCCACGCCGACCAGGCCGCCGCCGCTGTCTTCACCTACGTCCTCGGCAACGCGGCCGGCGCCGCCGCGACCGCCTCCCTGACCCGGAAACTCGACGAGAAGGGCACCACCGCCGAAGAGCAGTTCAAAGACGCCATGGCCAAGGCCCGGGAGATCGCCGAACGATACCCGCGCCTACGCGCCCGCTTGGACACCCCAGCAGCGGCCGACTACGCCGCCTCTCCGGACAGGACATTCGAGTTCGGCCTCCAAGCACTGCTCGACGGGCTGGAACGCCTACGCGCCGGAACCTGA